Proteins co-encoded in one Epinephelus moara isolate mb chromosome 11, YSFRI_EMoa_1.0, whole genome shotgun sequence genomic window:
- the slc4a2b gene encoding anion exchange protein 2b isoform X2: MSNSSAPNQITDAVASVIHSPEAPAASSLHGTPRPEEEDDGDLNKALGVQRFQQILSPAAVVPDEQHHNYHEEDIEYHRHSSHHIHRPLSKLPSEGRRKKGGKKRRKDKDHKSSHAPSTGPIEEGEDEEEEEEEVTETTTVPSESERVKDVEFFVSDEDQVAKRGTESPHAARELDIVPHSGVGADTEDASSSDKSASPDTLSPSSPSAPPEHIPLARQSSRGYDLQERRRTGNMTGTEQAKYQRIPTDESEAQTLASADLDGIKSHRFEDVPGVRRHLVRKSTKGQVVHIGKDHKEPTTRSRKQDRTPHEPLPVILYRSASRLGGVLLDTYYGEMAGYKKVFVELNELTMDKNQEMQWKETARWIKFEEDVEEETDRWGKPHVASLSFRSLLELRKTISHGAVLLDLDQKTLPGIAHQVVEQMIISDQIKAEDRANVLRALLLKHSHPSDEKEHSSPFPRNISAASLGSLITHHHSANHTHQPEPSVTDPLMGTIHTTGDTETRIDVEKNELQQKEPTLVPGMQRSKSKHELKLLEKIPENAEATVVLVGSVDFLEQPTMAFVRLQEAVLLESVLEVPVPVRFLFVLLGPPTTSMDYHQIGRSISTLMSDKQFHEAAYLADDRQDLLNAINSFLDCSIVLPPSEMGGDELLRSVARFQREMLRKREEQGVKLAKEPKSLEEKEALLTPLKKSDDPLERTGRPFGGLIRDVRRRYPKYVSDFKDALNSQCMAAVIFIYFAALSPAITFGGLLGEKTEGLIGVSELIVSTAVQGVVFCLLGAQPLLVVGFSGPLLVFEEAFYSFCKANDMEYLTGRVWIGFWLIIIVIVTVAFEGSFLVRFVSRFTQEIFSFLISLIFICETFIKLGRIFKEHPLKRCSLNNATEGDTSTENITLVLSNSTEPVTVAVRGQPNTALLSLVLMAGTFFIAFYLRKFKNSAFFPGRLRRVIGDFGVPIAILIMVLVDNSINDTYTQKLSVPRGFSVTSPDKRGWIISPLGTDGQFPIWMMFACCLPALLVFILIFMETQITTLIVSKKERMLVKGSGFHLDLLLIVVLGGSSALFGLPWMAAATVRSVTHVNALTVMSKAVAPGDKPRIQEVKEQRVTGLLVAIMVGMSIVIGDLLRQIPLAVLFGIFLYMGVMSLNGIQLTERMMLLLMPPKYHPDHTYVRKVRTLRMHLFTCIQVLCLAVLWAVMSTQASLAFPFVLLLTIPVKMYLLRRIFNAREMACLDADDAEPTFDERECHDEYSEMHMPV, from the exons ATGAGCAACTCCAGCGCTCCCAACCAGATTACAGATGCCGTGGCATCGGTTATTCACAGC ccagAGGCCCCTGCTGCCTCATCACTACACGGGACTCCACGCCctgaagaggaggatgatgggGACCTGAACAAAGCTTTGGGGGTCCAGCGCTTCCAGCAGATCCTCAGCCCCGCTGCTGTCGTACCTGATGAACAGCACCACAACTACCATGAGGAGGATATCGAAT ACCACCGTCACTCCTCTCACCACATCCACCGACCTCTGTCCAAACTGCCCTCTGAGGGACGCAGGAAGAAGGGCGgcaagaaaaggagaaaggacAAAGATCACAAAAGCAGCCATGCTCCCAGCACTGGCCCCAtagaggagggagaggatgaagaggaagaggaggaggaggtgacagAGACAACTACTGTTCCATCTGAGTCGGAGAGAGTCAAAGATGTGGAG TTCTTTGTTTCGGATGAAGACCAAGTGGCCAAACGTGGCACAGAGAGCCCTCACGCGGCCCGTGAGCTGGATATTGTACCACATTCTGGGGTGGGAGCAGATACTGAAGATGCATCTTCCTCAGA TAAGTCGGCCTCACCCGACACTCTCAGCCCCTCATCCCCATCAGCGCCACCTGAACACATACCACTGGCCCGGCAGTCCAGCCGCGGCTACGACCTGCAAGAGCGCCGGCGCACAGGCAACATGACGGGCACCGAGCAGGCCAAGTACCAGCGCATCCCTACTGACGAGAGCGAGGCTCAGACGCTGGCCTCTGCTGACCTGGACGGCATCAAGA GTCATCGTTTTGAAGATGTTCCCGGCGTGCGCAGACACCTGGTCAGAAAGAGCACCAAGGGACAAGTGGTGCACATCGGCAAGGACCACAAAGAGCCAACCACTCGCAGCCGCAAGCAGGACCGGACCCCACATGAG CCATTGCCGGTGATTCTGTACCGCTCTGCCTCACGGCTCGGAGGCGTCCTGCTGGACACGTACTACGGTGAAATGGCTGGGTACAAGAAG GTGTTTGTGGAGCTGAATGAGCTGACTATGGACAAGAACCAGGAGATGCAGTGGAAGGAGACGGCTCGATGGATCAAGTTtgaggaggatgtggaggagGAGACCGACCGCTGGGGGAAACCTCACGTGGCCTCGCTGTCTTTCCGCAGTTTGCTGGAGCTCCGAAAGACCATCTCGCACG gCGCAGTGCTGCTGGACCTGGACCAGAAGACCCTGCCTGGCATCGCCCACCAGGTGGTGGAGCAGATGATTATTTCTGACCAGATCAAAGCTGAGGACCGAGCCAATGTCCTGAGGGCCCTGCTGCTGAAACACAG TCACCCGAGCGATGAGAAAGAGCACAGTAGCCCTTTCCCCAGGAACATCTCTGCAGCCAGTCTGGGCAGCCTGATTACACATCACCACAGTGCCAATCACACCCATCAGCCAGAACCGTCAGTGACCGACCCGCTCATGGGCACCATCCACACTACGGGGGACACAGAAACGCGCATCGACGTAGAGAAGAATGAGTTACAG CAGAAGGAGCCGACATTGGTGCCCGGTATGCAACGGTCCAAATCCAAACACGAGCTGAAGCTGCTGGAGAAGATTCCTGAAAATGCTGAGGCCACTGTTGTCCTTGTGG GCAGTGTGGACTTCCTGGAGCAGCCCACCATGGCGTTTGTGCGACTGCAGGAGGCAGTGCTGCTGGAGTCTGTCCTTGAGGTCCCTGTGCCGGTCAGGTTTCTCTTCGTCCTGCTGGGACCCCCTACCACCAGCATGGACTATCACCAGATAGGACGCTCCATCTCCACACTCATGTCTGACAAG CAATTCCATGAGGCAGCTTACCTAGCGGACGACAGGCAGGATCTACTGAACGCCATTAACAGCTTCCTGGACTGCAGCATCGTGCTGCCGCCATCAGAGATGGGAGGCGATGAGCTGCTGCGCTCTGTTGCTCGCTTTCAGAGGGAGATGCTGCGCAAGAGGGAGGAGCAGGGGGTCAAACTGGCCAAAGAGCCTAAAAGCCTTGAAGAAAAAG AGGCACTCCTCACACCCTTGAAAAAGTCAGACGATCCTTTAGAGCGCACAGGACGCCCCTTTGGCGGGCTGATACGAGACGTGCGGCGCCGTTACCCAAAGTACGTCAGTGACTTCAAGGACGCCCTGAACAGTCAGTGCATGGCTGCTGTTATCTTTATCTACTTTGCTGCTCTCTCTCCAGCCATAACATTTGGAGGACTACTGG GTGAGAAGACGGAGGGTCTGATTGGTGTTTCTGAGCTGATTGTGTCGACGGCAGTGCAGGGTGTGGTCTTCTGTTTGCTCGGAGCGCAGCCACTACTTGTTGTGGGCTTCTCTGGACCTCTGCTGGTCTTTGAAGAAGCCTTTTATTCT TTCTGCAAAGCAAACGACATGGAGTACCTGACAGGCCGAGTCTGGATTGGGTTTTGGCTCATCATCATTGTGATTGTCACGGTGGCCTTCGAGGGAAGCTTCCTGGTCCGCTTTGTCTCCCGCTTCACCCAGGAGATCTTCTCCTTCCTCATCTCCCTGATCTTCATCTGCGAGACCTTCATCAAGCTCGGCAGG ATTTTCAAGGAGCACCCACTGAAACGTTGCTCCCTCAACAACGCCACAGAAGGGGACACCTCGACAGAAAATATCACCCTGGTGCTGAGCAACAGCACGGAGCCGGTGACGGTGGCAGTGCGAGGGCAGCCCAACACTGCGCTGCTCTCTCTGGTTCTCATGGCTGGAACGTTTTTCATCGCCTTCTACCTACGCAAGTTCAAGAACAGTGCGTTCTTCCCCGGAAGG TTGCGCAGAGTTATTGGAGATTTTGGCGTCCCGATTGCCATCCTCATCATGGTGCTGGTGGATAACAGTATAAACGACACGTACACACAG AAACTGAGCGTCCCTCGAGGTTTCTCTGTGACGAGTCCCGACAAACGCGGCTGGATCATCAGTCCTCTGGGTACTGATGGTCAGTTCCCCATCTGGATGATGTTCGCCTGCTGTCTGCCCGCTCTGCTGgtcttcatcctcatcttcatGGAGACTCAGATCACCAC CCTGATAGTGAGTAAGAAGGAGCGGATGCTGGTGAAGGGTTCTGGTTTCCATCTGGACCTGCTGCTGATCGTGGTGCTGGGTGGCAGCTCGGCTCTGTTCGGCCTGCCGTGGATGGCCGCCGCGACCGTTCGTTCGGTGACCCACGTCAACGCCCTCACTGTCATGAGCAAGGCCGTCGCCCCCGGTGACAAGCCTCGCATCCAGGAGGTGAAGGAGCAGAGGGTCACCGGGCTGCTTGTGGCCATCATGGTCG GTATGTCCATAGTGATCGGTGACCTGCTGCGTCAGATCCCCCTGGCGGTGCTGTTTGGTATCTTTCTCTACATGGGTGTGATGTCACTTAATGGCATCCAGCTAACAGAGCGGATGATGCTGCTGCTCATGCCGCCAAAGTATCACCCTGACCACACCTACGTACGCAAG GTCCGTACGCTGCGCATGCATCTGTTCACCTGCATCCAGGTGCTGTGTTTGGCTGTGCTGTGGGCTGTCATGTCGACACAGGCGTCGCTGGCTTTCCCCttcgtcctcctcctcaccaTCCCTGTCAAGATGTACCTGCTGCGCCGCATCTTCAACGCCAGAGAGATGGCATGC CTGGATGCAGACGACGCAGAGCCGACGTTTGACGAGCGCGAGTGTCACGACGAGTACTCGGAGATGCACATGCCTGTGTAA
- the slc4a2b gene encoding anion exchange protein 2b isoform X1, whose protein sequence is MSNSSAPNQITDAVASVIHSPEAPAASSLHGTPRPEEEDDGDLNKALGVQRFQQILSPAAVVPDEQHHNYHEEDIEYHRHSSHHIHRPLSKLPSEGRRKKGGKKRRKDKDHKSSHAPSTGPIEEGEDEEEEEEEVTETTTVPSESERVKDVEFFVSDEDQVAKRGTESPHAARELDIVPHSGVGADTEDASSSDKSASPDTLSPSSPSAPPEHIPLARQSSRGYDLQERRRTGNMTGTEQAKYQRIPTDESEAQTLASADLDGIKSHRFEDVPGVRRHLVRKSTKGQVVHIGKDHKEPTTRSRKQDRTPHEVFVELNELTMDKNQEMQWKETARWIKFEEDVEEETDRWGKPHVASLSFRSLLELRKTISHGAVLLDLDQKTLPGIAHQVVEQMIISDQIKAEDRANVLRALLLKHSHPSDEKEHSSPFPRNISAASLGSLITHHHSANHTHQPEPSVTDPLMGTIHTTGDTETRIDVEKNELQQKEPTLVPGMQRSKSKHELKLLEKIPENAEATVVLVGSVDFLEQPTMAFVRLQEAVLLESVLEVPVPVRFLFVLLGPPTTSMDYHQIGRSISTLMSDKQFHEAAYLADDRQDLLNAINSFLDCSIVLPPSEMGGDELLRSVARFQREMLRKREEQGVKLAKEPKSLEEKEALLTPLKKSDDPLERTGRPFGGLIRDVRRRYPKYVSDFKDALNSQCMAAVIFIYFAALSPAITFGGLLGEKTEGLIGVSELIVSTAVQGVVFCLLGAQPLLVVGFSGPLLVFEEAFYSFCKANDMEYLTGRVWIGFWLIIIVIVTVAFEGSFLVRFVSRFTQEIFSFLISLIFICETFIKLGRIFKEHPLKRCSLNNATEGDTSTENITLVLSNSTEPVTVAVRGQPNTALLSLVLMAGTFFIAFYLRKFKNSAFFPGRLRRVIGDFGVPIAILIMVLVDNSINDTYTQKLSVPRGFSVTSPDKRGWIISPLGTDGQFPIWMMFACCLPALLVFILIFMETQITTLIVSKKERMLVKGSGFHLDLLLIVVLGGSSALFGLPWMAAATVRSVTHVNALTVMSKAVAPGDKPRIQEVKEQRVTGLLVAIMVGMSIVIGDLLRQIPLAVLFGIFLYMGVMSLNGIQLTERMMLLLMPPKYHPDHTYVRKVRTLRMHLFTCIQVLCLAVLWAVMSTQASLAFPFVLLLTIPVKMYLLRRIFNAREMACLDADDAEPTFDERECHDEYSEMHMPV, encoded by the exons ATGAGCAACTCCAGCGCTCCCAACCAGATTACAGATGCCGTGGCATCGGTTATTCACAGC ccagAGGCCCCTGCTGCCTCATCACTACACGGGACTCCACGCCctgaagaggaggatgatgggGACCTGAACAAAGCTTTGGGGGTCCAGCGCTTCCAGCAGATCCTCAGCCCCGCTGCTGTCGTACCTGATGAACAGCACCACAACTACCATGAGGAGGATATCGAAT ACCACCGTCACTCCTCTCACCACATCCACCGACCTCTGTCCAAACTGCCCTCTGAGGGACGCAGGAAGAAGGGCGgcaagaaaaggagaaaggacAAAGATCACAAAAGCAGCCATGCTCCCAGCACTGGCCCCAtagaggagggagaggatgaagaggaagaggaggaggaggtgacagAGACAACTACTGTTCCATCTGAGTCGGAGAGAGTCAAAGATGTGGAG TTCTTTGTTTCGGATGAAGACCAAGTGGCCAAACGTGGCACAGAGAGCCCTCACGCGGCCCGTGAGCTGGATATTGTACCACATTCTGGGGTGGGAGCAGATACTGAAGATGCATCTTCCTCAGA TAAGTCGGCCTCACCCGACACTCTCAGCCCCTCATCCCCATCAGCGCCACCTGAACACATACCACTGGCCCGGCAGTCCAGCCGCGGCTACGACCTGCAAGAGCGCCGGCGCACAGGCAACATGACGGGCACCGAGCAGGCCAAGTACCAGCGCATCCCTACTGACGAGAGCGAGGCTCAGACGCTGGCCTCTGCTGACCTGGACGGCATCAAGA GTCATCGTTTTGAAGATGTTCCCGGCGTGCGCAGACACCTGGTCAGAAAGAGCACCAAGGGACAAGTGGTGCACATCGGCAAGGACCACAAAGAGCCAACCACTCGCAGCCGCAAGCAGGACCGGACCCCACATGAG GTGTTTGTGGAGCTGAATGAGCTGACTATGGACAAGAACCAGGAGATGCAGTGGAAGGAGACGGCTCGATGGATCAAGTTtgaggaggatgtggaggagGAGACCGACCGCTGGGGGAAACCTCACGTGGCCTCGCTGTCTTTCCGCAGTTTGCTGGAGCTCCGAAAGACCATCTCGCACG gCGCAGTGCTGCTGGACCTGGACCAGAAGACCCTGCCTGGCATCGCCCACCAGGTGGTGGAGCAGATGATTATTTCTGACCAGATCAAAGCTGAGGACCGAGCCAATGTCCTGAGGGCCCTGCTGCTGAAACACAG TCACCCGAGCGATGAGAAAGAGCACAGTAGCCCTTTCCCCAGGAACATCTCTGCAGCCAGTCTGGGCAGCCTGATTACACATCACCACAGTGCCAATCACACCCATCAGCCAGAACCGTCAGTGACCGACCCGCTCATGGGCACCATCCACACTACGGGGGACACAGAAACGCGCATCGACGTAGAGAAGAATGAGTTACAG CAGAAGGAGCCGACATTGGTGCCCGGTATGCAACGGTCCAAATCCAAACACGAGCTGAAGCTGCTGGAGAAGATTCCTGAAAATGCTGAGGCCACTGTTGTCCTTGTGG GCAGTGTGGACTTCCTGGAGCAGCCCACCATGGCGTTTGTGCGACTGCAGGAGGCAGTGCTGCTGGAGTCTGTCCTTGAGGTCCCTGTGCCGGTCAGGTTTCTCTTCGTCCTGCTGGGACCCCCTACCACCAGCATGGACTATCACCAGATAGGACGCTCCATCTCCACACTCATGTCTGACAAG CAATTCCATGAGGCAGCTTACCTAGCGGACGACAGGCAGGATCTACTGAACGCCATTAACAGCTTCCTGGACTGCAGCATCGTGCTGCCGCCATCAGAGATGGGAGGCGATGAGCTGCTGCGCTCTGTTGCTCGCTTTCAGAGGGAGATGCTGCGCAAGAGGGAGGAGCAGGGGGTCAAACTGGCCAAAGAGCCTAAAAGCCTTGAAGAAAAAG AGGCACTCCTCACACCCTTGAAAAAGTCAGACGATCCTTTAGAGCGCACAGGACGCCCCTTTGGCGGGCTGATACGAGACGTGCGGCGCCGTTACCCAAAGTACGTCAGTGACTTCAAGGACGCCCTGAACAGTCAGTGCATGGCTGCTGTTATCTTTATCTACTTTGCTGCTCTCTCTCCAGCCATAACATTTGGAGGACTACTGG GTGAGAAGACGGAGGGTCTGATTGGTGTTTCTGAGCTGATTGTGTCGACGGCAGTGCAGGGTGTGGTCTTCTGTTTGCTCGGAGCGCAGCCACTACTTGTTGTGGGCTTCTCTGGACCTCTGCTGGTCTTTGAAGAAGCCTTTTATTCT TTCTGCAAAGCAAACGACATGGAGTACCTGACAGGCCGAGTCTGGATTGGGTTTTGGCTCATCATCATTGTGATTGTCACGGTGGCCTTCGAGGGAAGCTTCCTGGTCCGCTTTGTCTCCCGCTTCACCCAGGAGATCTTCTCCTTCCTCATCTCCCTGATCTTCATCTGCGAGACCTTCATCAAGCTCGGCAGG ATTTTCAAGGAGCACCCACTGAAACGTTGCTCCCTCAACAACGCCACAGAAGGGGACACCTCGACAGAAAATATCACCCTGGTGCTGAGCAACAGCACGGAGCCGGTGACGGTGGCAGTGCGAGGGCAGCCCAACACTGCGCTGCTCTCTCTGGTTCTCATGGCTGGAACGTTTTTCATCGCCTTCTACCTACGCAAGTTCAAGAACAGTGCGTTCTTCCCCGGAAGG TTGCGCAGAGTTATTGGAGATTTTGGCGTCCCGATTGCCATCCTCATCATGGTGCTGGTGGATAACAGTATAAACGACACGTACACACAG AAACTGAGCGTCCCTCGAGGTTTCTCTGTGACGAGTCCCGACAAACGCGGCTGGATCATCAGTCCTCTGGGTACTGATGGTCAGTTCCCCATCTGGATGATGTTCGCCTGCTGTCTGCCCGCTCTGCTGgtcttcatcctcatcttcatGGAGACTCAGATCACCAC CCTGATAGTGAGTAAGAAGGAGCGGATGCTGGTGAAGGGTTCTGGTTTCCATCTGGACCTGCTGCTGATCGTGGTGCTGGGTGGCAGCTCGGCTCTGTTCGGCCTGCCGTGGATGGCCGCCGCGACCGTTCGTTCGGTGACCCACGTCAACGCCCTCACTGTCATGAGCAAGGCCGTCGCCCCCGGTGACAAGCCTCGCATCCAGGAGGTGAAGGAGCAGAGGGTCACCGGGCTGCTTGTGGCCATCATGGTCG GTATGTCCATAGTGATCGGTGACCTGCTGCGTCAGATCCCCCTGGCGGTGCTGTTTGGTATCTTTCTCTACATGGGTGTGATGTCACTTAATGGCATCCAGCTAACAGAGCGGATGATGCTGCTGCTCATGCCGCCAAAGTATCACCCTGACCACACCTACGTACGCAAG GTCCGTACGCTGCGCATGCATCTGTTCACCTGCATCCAGGTGCTGTGTTTGGCTGTGCTGTGGGCTGTCATGTCGACACAGGCGTCGCTGGCTTTCCCCttcgtcctcctcctcaccaTCCCTGTCAAGATGTACCTGCTGCGCCGCATCTTCAACGCCAGAGAGATGGCATGC CTGGATGCAGACGACGCAGAGCCGACGTTTGACGAGCGCGAGTGTCACGACGAGTACTCGGAGATGCACATGCCTGTGTAA